A part of Oryctolagus cuniculus chromosome 15, mOryCun1.1, whole genome shotgun sequence genomic DNA contains:
- the LOC138845485 gene encoding cytoplasmic polyadenylated homeobox-like protein 2: protein MATFDFIALSKKAHAVITSNRGDGHDNIETQHGRRKGKARHKFTPEELHILNQSFAESPYPDYTTKEELVKKLHCSFYTIEVHKLRRYLHEYVFVDNNKKSTNYEKERTLNAAQASVLGGGVYSTPPTWEVPSPLYGSWDSGVRGAQEAPSYALENQGNVGGGSFPRGVPGARFSHSFSSAPYFGRSRSEMRVMQPDWPSLLPGVPSAQGAMQQLQEQKSSLRYPPCEERQQNGWGTHPQQPQQPPDYWQEPPSQDQFPMQQNHNSAENRVPFPLSQQQPGDRQGDGELTFLQVLSTALRVLSSPTEPHEQDTQQEGARDAQF from the exons ATGGCCACTTTCGACTTCATTGCATTGAGCAAAAAAGCCCACGCAGTGATAACAAGCAATAGGG GAGATGGCCATGAcaacatagaaacacaacatggaagaagaaaaggaaaagcacgCCATAAATTTACACCTGAGGAACTGCACATACTGAATCAATCATTTGCAGAGAGTCCTTATCCCGACTATACGACCAAGGAGGAACTGGTCAAAAAACTCCATTGTTCGTTTTACACAATCGAGGTACATAAACTACGTAGATATTTACATGAATATGTCTTTGTggacaataataaaaaatcaactaattatgaaaaa GAGCGGACTCTCAACGCTGCCCAGGCATCTGTGCTGGGCGGAGGTGTCTACTccactccacccacatgggaggttccCAGCCCGCTCTACGGCTCCTGGGATTCTGGGGTTCGAGGTGCTCAAGAGGCACCGAGCTATGCTCTGGAGAATCAAGGGAACGTAGGAGGTGGATCTTTTCCCCGTGGCGTTCCAGGAGCAAGGTTTAGTCATTCTTTTTCATCTGCACCGTATTTTGGGAGGTCCAGGTCAGAGATGAGGGTCATGCAGCCTGATTGGCCTTCCCTGCTACCCGGTGTTCCCAGTGCTCAGGGAGCGATGCAACAGCTGCAGGAGCAGAAGAGCTCTCTTCGTTACCCACCATGTGAAGAAAGGCAGCAGAATGGCTGGGGAACGCACcctcagcagccccagcagcctccgGATTACTGGCAGGAGCCGCCCTCCCAGGACCAGTTTCCAATGCAGCAGAATCACAACAGCGCAGAGAACAGGGTGCCTTTTCctctgtcccagcagcagcctggagaTCGTCAAGGTGATGGAGAGCTCACGTTCTTGCAGGTGTTGAGCACAGCTCTGCGGGTACTCAGTTCTCCAACAGAACCTCACGAGCAAGATACGCAGCAAGAAGGTGCCCGAGATGCCCAGTTCTGA